One Flavobacterium cerinum genomic window, TAGAAATATAGAAACAAAATTATTGTTGTTTTCACGATACTCCGCAAAAATGAAATAACCTCCAGTAGCAAAACCAATAGATTGTATTATGCTTTCAAGATTCCCTATTACTGATCTTGAAAAATTTATAAAATCAGTATTTTGTCTTCCTGAGATCCTGTATTCTTTAAATTTTTCAGGAAAATATCTTCCCTCTGAATAATCAAAAACTGCATATAAAATTTTATCACTTTTATATGTGTCAGATAAACCTTGGATAAGTGCAATCGAATTATCCTCAAGAGGAATTAATTCATTTGATAAAATCAATTCGACTTCGTTGCTATCTTTTTCTTTTATTAATTCATGAATGATAATTTTTCGTAATTCCATTATCGAGTGTTTAAGTTAATTGATTATTAAAATAGTTTTGTTAAACTTCTGATAGTTCGTATTAGGTATAAGCCGTTTCCTTTTTTGGGTGAACCGCCTCTTGAACGATGGTTGGTAAAATGTCCCTGGACATAAGTTCCATCTTTTCTATAATAACTTCTTCGATATGCCATGATTTAATAATTGATTGGTTGTTGATGACAAATAACTTTAATATATAAATCATTTCATTACGGTAAGTCGTAATAGTGAAATAGCGTATTTGTGTAGTTTGCAACAGATTTTAATATGATACAAGCTAACGTGCTTTTAATTGATAAATAAGGATTAAAAAAACAGCCATAACACATGTATGTATAGCTTACAATTAATCATAAATATTCTAACCAATTATTAAATAAATCAAAAACGATGATGAAAAGTATTACTGCAATTTTAGTTGCTTTATTTTTAGCACTTTCGGTTAATGCTCAAGAAATTCGAAAAGAACGAAAAACAGCACAAATAATGCCGTCACAAACATTTTATCTTAACGGAGGGAATAGAGCTGTTTTTGGAGGAAAATCCAGAGCGATATTCAATATTGTATTGCCACCAAATACAGTAGAGTGGTATTATTCGGTTACGGTAGCCAAAGGGAGAAATTCAGATGTAAACATCGGACTGCTTGGACAGTTGACAAAATTGTATGATCCGACAGGTATTACTGCATTAGCTACTAATTTAATATTAACACCTTCAGCAACCGGAATGTGTGATATCTTTTTAATGGATACGCCTAATAGTACAAATTTTATAAATAAGACGGATAAATGGAGTAGAGGATATCGATATTATAACAATGAATCTAGGGAAAAATTTCAAAACGGAACTATACAAATAAAAACTATTCGTGCCGGTAATTGGTATTTAGGATTTAAAAATCCGAGTGCTACCCAAGGAGTATCAATTACTTTTGAAGCGGTTGCTATTGTAGAATAGAGATTTACAATCCATACTTGTGCAAAATATAAGGTTATAAAACTTCGGCATTCCTGTCGTAGTTTTTTTATTCCTCACAAATGAGAAATTTCACTACATTCGTAATCTAAATAATCCGTTCTAATAGGAGAAGAATAGGATGTAAACCCAAAAGCGAACAACCAAAAAACGAGATATGGAACAAAAAGAACTAACAACCTTAACAAACGAAGAATTGTTACAGGAAATGAAAAAAATGAAAACCACCCGAATTTATGATGCCGGGATTATCGGTGTTTTAATAGGAGCGGCCTTTTATGGTACCGTAAAAGCAGGATTCGGAATATTTACCTTTATTCCGTTAGCCTATACGCCTATAGCAGCGAAAAACAATAAAAAATACAATGCGTTAAAAGAACTGCTAAAAGAAAGAGGGCTGTAATAATACACCCGACAGGTTTTTAAACCTGATGTATGTAAATAAAAAAACTACGACAGGAATGCCG contains:
- a CDS encoding FUSC family protein, with protein sequence MEQKELTTLTNEELLQEMKKMKTTRIYDAGIIGVLIGAAFYGTVKAGFGIFTFIPLAYTPIAAKNNKKYNALKELLKERGL